From the Panulirus ornatus isolate Po-2019 chromosome 58, ASM3632096v1, whole genome shotgun sequence genome, one window contains:
- the LOC139766608 gene encoding cuticle protein CP1499-like, whose protein sequence is MRALVVLAVLGVCSAVPFIGDTPEVAAEKARFFNAYRAAQAAAQPQYNYAPQQAYRPAPVQPKWTGPVAATIPAGLPGSSSQVAETPEVINARNQFFNAYKAQVVATVPQTGSPIQYHAAPSQRYAQAQPKWTGPVAATIPAGLPGSASQVADTPEVAAAKHAFFSTYQQQAAAAAPPSPTYY, encoded by the exons ATGAGGGCTCTG gttgtcttggCAGTGCTGGGTGTGTGCTCCGCTGTCCCCTTCATCGGTGACACCCCAGAGGTCGCGGCAGAGAAAGCGCGGTTCTTCAACGCTTACCGCGCTGCTCAGGCCGCCGCCCAGCCCCAGTACAATTACGCACCCCAGCAGGCCTACAGGCCCGCCCCAGTCCAGCCCAAATGGACCGGCCCCGTGGCTGCCACCATCCCCGCTGGCCTGCCAGGCTCCTCGTCTCAGGTTGCTGAAACTCCGGAGGTGATCAACGCCCGCAATCAGTTCTTCAACGCCTATAAAGCTCAGGTGGTTGCCACTGTCCCTCAGACCGGATCCCCTATCCAGTACCACGCCGCTCCCAGCCAGAGATACGCCCAAGCTCAGCCCAAGTGGACCGGCCCCGTAGCCGCCACCATCCCCGCTGGCCTTCCTGGATCCGCATCTCAGGTTGCCGACACCCCCGAGGTAGCGGCCGCCAAGCACGCCTTCTTCAGTACCTaccagcagcaggcagcagcGGCAGCTCCTCCTTCACCAACCTACTACTGA